The following proteins are co-located in the Styela clava chromosome 15, kaStyClav1.hap1.2, whole genome shotgun sequence genome:
- the LOC120334656 gene encoding uncharacterized protein LOC120334656 isoform X1, translating to MRLISRMNIVAILAVCLATYVGEAASHADSECRLPVTNKINFAQLRGKNWFTTLRNIYSGTRKGVCVVISDVEETNRGLDIYFKMFKNSEIVNNFTIHNKLQPSGRYIWEPTSDTEKDPFSPIGEETERKKERNHIKWLSDYTKQHTYLTDYKTYLFELECDFEGKDISHKQQ from the exons ATGCGTTTAATCTCCAGAATGAACATTGTCGCAATTTTGGCGGTGTGCCTAGCAACATATGTTGGAGAAGCTGCATCCCATGCAGATAGCGAATGCAGGTTGCCTGTTacaaacaaaatcaattttgcacag CTTCGAGGAAAGAACTGGTTCACTACGTTACGTAATATATATAGCGGGACCAGAAAGGGTGTCTGTGTTGTTATTTCTGATGTAGAAGAAACGAACAGAGGattggatatttattttaaaatgttcaa AAATTCTGAAATTGTGAATAATTTCACAATACATAACAAGCTTCAACCCTCAGGAAGATACATCTGGGAACCAACATCGG ACACTGAAAAAGACCCATTCTCACCTATCGGTGAAGAGACTGAAAGGAAAAAGGAAAGAAACCATATAA agtGGCTTTCCGACTACACGAAACAGCATACCTATCTGACTGATTACAAAACATACCTATTTGAACTTGAGTGTGATTTTGAAGGTAAGGATATTTCTCACAAGCAGCAATGA
- the LOC120334656 gene encoding uncharacterized protein LOC120334656 isoform X2, translating to MNIVAILAVCLATYVGEAASHADSECRLPVTNKINFAQLRGKNWFTTLRNIYSGTRKGVCVVISDVEETNRGLDIYFKMFKNSEIVNNFTIHNKLQPSGRYIWEPTSDTEKDPFSPIGEETERKKERNHIKWLSDYTKQHTYLTDYKTYLFELECDFEGKDISHKQQ from the exons ATGAACATTGTCGCAATTTTGGCGGTGTGCCTAGCAACATATGTTGGAGAAGCTGCATCCCATGCAGATAGCGAATGCAGGTTGCCTGTTacaaacaaaatcaattttgcacag CTTCGAGGAAAGAACTGGTTCACTACGTTACGTAATATATATAGCGGGACCAGAAAGGGTGTCTGTGTTGTTATTTCTGATGTAGAAGAAACGAACAGAGGattggatatttattttaaaatgttcaa AAATTCTGAAATTGTGAATAATTTCACAATACATAACAAGCTTCAACCCTCAGGAAGATACATCTGGGAACCAACATCGG ACACTGAAAAAGACCCATTCTCACCTATCGGTGAAGAGACTGAAAGGAAAAAGGAAAGAAACCATATAA agtGGCTTTCCGACTACACGAAACAGCATACCTATCTGACTGATTACAAAACATACCTATTTGAACTTGAGTGTGATTTTGAAGGTAAGGATATTTCTCACAAGCAGCAATGA
- the LOC144411894 gene encoding uncharacterized protein LOC144411894, with protein sequence MLNSYFEICLKDDGSTIFDIAYVLDARYKTKSMKRFASRKVKNLLQFEVENIYTSEIEQPAVQQSGMATELHERNNKSCIENLINDGMDSSEESGGDVGELTREMEVSAEISKYLNDRYLGLSATQEEMLQWWKRNKKVYPNIAVVVQKYLCIPATSAASERAFSSAGLTVSKLRSRLTGRHVNELNFLHCNRFLL encoded by the coding sequence ATGTTGAACTCATACTTTGAAATATGTCTGAAAGATGACGGAAGTACAATATTTGATATTGCATATGTCTTGGATGCAAGATACAAAACGAAATCCATGAAGCGATTTGCATCGAGAAAAGTCAAAAATTTGTTGCAATTCGAAGTGGAAAATATTTACACATCAGAGATAGAACAACCTGCAGTCCAGCAGAGTGGAATGGCAACAGAACTACACGAAAGAAATAATAAATCATGTATTGAAAATCTAATCAACGACGGTATGGACAGTTCTGAAGAGAGTGGCGGCGATGTTGGTGAATTGACTAGGGAGATGGAGGTTTCAGCTGagatttctaaatatttaaatgataGATATCTTGGCTTATCAGCAACCCAAGAAGAAATGCTGCAGTGGTggaaacgaaacaaaaaagTGTATCCAAACATCGCAGTTGTCGTACAGAAGTACCTCTGCATCCCAGCAACATCCGCTGCATCCGAAAGAGCGTTTAGCTCAGCGGGTCTTACCGTCTCCAAATTGAGATCGAGACTCACAGGAAGGCATGTAAATGAACTGAACTTTTTACATTGTAATAGATTTTTACTATGA